One part of the Candidatus Glassbacteria bacterium genome encodes these proteins:
- a CDS encoding tetratricopeptide repeat protein, with amino-acid sequence MGRIAIVLAATLLAFAILVSCSGNQRPEKRSSEEWFERGEKLWDGKAYKTPEVAVQYFSRAIKEDPLLSTAYNNRGLAYHGLEKYELALSDFEKAIGIEPNMAEAFYNRGIALGKLSRHDEAIQSFSSALELDPEMAIAHNERGLSYFHLGNYSRAGADFSRAVELDPKMPVAYYNRGITRSEMKQFQQSLDDYDKAVQIDPQFAKAFYNRGFVYRDVEQPEQACTDWKKACELGFANGCGAVRTNCNAGNEAQEAIPEQPEAEDDSEQIPSSEP; translated from the coding sequence ATGGGGCGCATTGCGATTGTATTGGCGGCAACCTTGCTGGCATTCGCCATCCTCGTATCGTGTTCCGGGAACCAGCGCCCGGAAAAACGTTCCTCCGAGGAATGGTTCGAGCGGGGCGAAAAACTGTGGGACGGCAAGGCGTACAAGACGCCGGAGGTGGCCGTGCAGTATTTTTCCCGCGCCATCAAGGAAGACCCCCTCCTCTCCACCGCCTACAACAACCGCGGGCTGGCCTACCATGGCCTGGAGAAATACGAGCTGGCGCTTTCGGACTTCGAGAAGGCTATCGGCATCGAGCCCAACATGGCGGAAGCCTTTTACAACCGGGGGATCGCGCTGGGGAAATTATCGCGGCACGACGAAGCCATCCAGAGCTTTTCCAGCGCCCTCGAGTTGGACCCGGAAATGGCCATCGCCCACAACGAACGGGGGCTGAGCTACTTTCATCTTGGGAATTACTCCAGGGCCGGCGCCGACTTTTCCCGCGCCGTGGAATTGGACCCCAAAATGCCGGTGGCCTACTACAACCGCGGAATCACCCGCAGCGAAATGAAGCAATTCCAGCAAAGCCTGGACGATTACGATAAGGCGGTGCAGATCGATCCGCAATTCGCCAAAGCCTTTTACAACCGGGGATTCGTCTACCGCGACGTGGAACAACCCGAGCAGGCCTGCACGGACTGGAAAAAAGCCTGCGAATTGGGCTTCGCCAACGGTTGCGGCGCGGTGCGGACGAATTGCAATGCGGGAAACGAAGCGCAGGAAGCCATCCCCGAGCAGCCCGAAGCAGAAGATGATTCCGAACAAATCCCGTCCAGCGAACCGTAG